In Vibrio lentus, the genomic stretch AGGTTGATGGTTTTGGGGAGTAACTTGTCTATGTCATTTAAAGTTTCACCACCCACCGGGCAGGAGGTGGTGAAGACAGTTTGTTGCTTTTCATTTATAGCTTTGGCCTCGATGCTCGAAAGAATCGAGGCCAAGGAGAATTATTTATCCATGTGTAGAACAGTACGGATAGATTCACCTTTGTGCATTAGGTCGAATGCTTCGTTTACATCTTGCAGACCCATAGTGTGAGTGATGAACTCTTGAAGACCAAACTCACCCGCCATGTAACGGTTTACGATTTCTGGAAGCTCAGAGCGGCCTTTAACACCACCGAAAGCAGAACCACGCCATACACGACCAGTCACTAGTTGGAATGGACGAGTTGAGATCTCTTGGCCTGCACCTGCAACACCAATGATGACTGATTCGCCCCAACCTTTGTGACAGCACTCAAGTGCTTGACGCATCACGTTTACGTTACCGATACACTCGAAAGAGTACTCAACACCGCCGTCTGTCATCTCAACGATAACGTCTTGGATTGGCTTGTCGAATTTAGTTGGGTTGATGCAGTCGGTCGCGCCAAGCTGTTTTGCTAGCTCGAATTTGCTCTCGTTGATATCAACACCGATGATGCGGTCAGCACCAGCCATGCGAGCACCAATGATTGCAGATAGACCGATACCACCTAGGCCGAATACAGCAACGTTGTCGCCTTTTTCAACTTTAGCTGTGTTAAGTACCGCGCCCATACCCGTAGTTACACCACAACCTAGAAGACAAACTTCTTCAAGTGGTGCTTCTTTGCTTACTTTCGCTAGAGAGATTTCTGGAAGTACTGTGTACTCAGAGAAAGTAGAACAACCCATGTAATGGAAAATTGTCTCTCCATTGATAGAGAAGCGGCTTGTACCGTCTGGCATTAGGCCTTTACCTTGCGTTTCACGAACCGCTTGGCATAGGTTAGTTTTACCAGATTTACAGAACTTACATTCGCCACATTCAGCTGTGTAAAGTGGGATAACGTGGTCACCAATCTCAACACTTGTAACGCCTTCGCCGATCATCTCAACGATACCGCCACCTTCGTGGCCAAGAATTGAAGGGAAGATACCTTCTGGATCGTCACCTGATAATGTGAATGCGTCAGTGTGACAAACACCAGTAGCAACGATGCGAACTAGAACCTCACCAGCTTTAGGAAGTTGTACATCAACTTCTTCCATTTTTAGTGGCTCGCCAGCTGCCCATGCAACCATTGCTTTTGATTTGATATGAGTTTGACCAGGTTTAATTTCGATTGTCATTGGATGTTTCCTATATATGTCAGTACAGCGGATAACCGTGCAATTAAATTCAACCCGTTAAGAGTAGTTGAGCTTAATTGTTTCCGCTCTCTCGTTTTGTTGGAGCTAGTATAGGTGCGAGTGCATGTTTTGATAATCCCCTTAAATAGAAAATTATTATTACGCATATGTAATAATAGGTGTAGAAAGCTGATCTGTTTTCCCAGTGATTACTTTATTCGGATCGAGTCGGTTTTGGATGGAGGGCTACTTATCCAAATAGTCTGAATGCATAGCTACCATTGATGTTTGGGTGGTTGTCTTATGGCGGCTTATATATTAATAACTGATTCGTACGGTAGAGTCATCAATACTCATGATCGTTACTAACTAATTGAATTTTAAGGATTGAAGCAATGTCGCATAAGCACTCTGTATGCGACGTTTTGTAAGATATCAGAAACAATAGTGTCATTTTTCTCACCTAATCTCCTCGCCAAATTTTGAGTTCTAACTTTTTGGGAAGAGAAAATGAAAAATAGTACATTGACCGTACTGTCAGGCTTGATAGCAACAGCATTGGTCGGTTGCAATTCAAGTTCGCCAAGTGATGACAGCGGCAATATGGATAGCGCAGTGCAAGTGGCGTTCATGCCTGATATCCATTTCCATGATGTTTACGGTGATTTTCAGGACGGCTCGTTCGAAGGGTTACCTAATGCAATCAGTGGTAAGAATGCAACGATCAGAACGATGGAGTCTCAGATGAACTCTACCCGTCTATTCAACGAAAACTATTTCGCGATGATCGCAGCGCTTGATGATGTGGTTGAGCGCGGTGTGAAGTACGTAGCACTGCCGGGGGACTTTAGTGACGACGGTCAGCCAGTACATATGCGTGGATTAGTGAGCATTTTTGACCACTATCGTGACACGTACGGCCTTGAGTTTTTTGCAGCGCCTGGCAACCACGATCCAGTGAGGCCATTTACTATCCCTGCGGGTAAGTCGGACTTTTTGGGGGAAGGGGGTAAGAACCAACGTATTTATAGTCGGGGTAAAGAAGAGTGTGTTGGCTATGAAGATGAGTGGACAACCATTCCCGGTGACGGCGATAACCTAGCAATCATTTGTACTGAAGAAGTTCGCGAATGGGGCTATGAAGAGATCATGGGTATCTTAGGCACTCACGGTTTCTATCCTCAGCAAGATTATCTCTACTTTGAAACGCCTTACAGTAGTGACCAAGCTCGTGCCAACTACAGCTATGATTTAGCCAAAGAAGAAGCGGCTTTTGACCAACGTATGTACGAGATCTGTTATGAAGGCACAGGTGGCAGTTACAAAGAGAGTGGCTATACAAGTTGTTCTGAAGTACCTGATACCAGCTACTTAGTTGAGCCAGTTAAAGGGCTGTGGTTATTGGCCATTGATGCGAATGTCTATCGCCCTAAAGAAAACTCGTCTGATAACTCTGTCGATGGCGACACGTTTGATGGTTCAAGCAGCGCTGGCTATAACATGATGCTGACTCACAAAGAACACGTGATCGATTGGATCTCTGATGTGGTAAAAGCAGCGAAAGAGCAGAACAAGACGCTTGTCTCTTTCTCACACTTCCCAATGACTGATTTCTATAACGGTGCTTCTGAAGAGATTGAAGATCTGTTTGGTGAAGGTAGTCATCAACTGGCGCGTGAACCGGATGACAATACCAGTCGAGCATTGGCTGCAACGGGCTTAAACATCCACGTTGGCGGTCACATGCACTTTAACGATACAGGTAAGAAAAGCTTCAATATCGATGGTGTTCAGCACACGCTCTTTAATATCCAAGCGCCATCGTTAGCGGGTTACATCCCAGCTTACAAGCTGCTGAACATTCGCCCTGATAACCAGATCGAAGTTGAAACCGTAGTGATTGACCAAGTGGCTCGTTACAACGAACTGTTTAGTCACTACGAAGAAGAGCATGAGTACTTAACAGCAAACGCAAGTAATGAGGAAGAAGAAGCTAAGATATGGGATATCAATATTCTTGATTCAAAGAGTTACTATGAACTCACTGACTGGCATATCCGTGAATTAACGCGCTTGCGTTTCCTTCCTAGTGATTGGCCAATCGAAATGCGTGAAATGATCATGCACATGAACGGTGAAGAGATGATGATCATGTCTCAACTAGAAACGCAGTTCACGGTTTGTCAGCTAGCAAATGAACTGGGCTATGACGTAGGAACTTGCGTTGAAAATGGTGTGGATGACTACGAGCAATTCCAACAAGATTGGCAGGCTGCCAAAGTAGAAGCTGAGGTTTTGGCATCTACTGAGGGGTTAAGCTTAGCTGACTTTGCAGAGTGGAGCGGTGAGCTATTAGCGACGGATTTCTACAGACTACGTAATGCAGACGAACTGGCATTCCGTGATATTGGTGAAACACAGCTGCGCCAATACGAACTGCTAAGCCGAGAGCTTGCCGAGTTTGATGGCACGGTAGATTCAGAGCTAGGCGATCTTGGCCAATATACCGTAGGTGAAGTGTTCCGCTCTCGTTTCGGTAGTTTGTTTGTGATTCTTGAAAAATTCGCAACAGGCCAAGCAAGTGACCACTTCTTGATTGATATCGACCAACAAACCTTGACCGATCTAAAAGGTGAAGTGAAGCGCGATATTCTAAGAGGCTCAACGTCAGCAAATTAAGCGTCTAAATGATTAGATTAATGAAGGGCCTGCTAGCCACGAGTTAGTGGGCTCTTTTGTTTGTCTGAGCGTAGGTTTAATCGAGAATTACACCTAAGAATTTTTAAGGTGCATCATAATAATTACTTGCTGAAAATCGCATGAATCGGAAATAAAACTACAATATTCTGAGCGCCGTATTTTATAGTTGTGGACTAAAACATGCTTTTATCTCTCCCACCTCCAGTGATGCTATCACTCGCCATCGTGCTTGAAGTTGTCGCGACTTCTCTATTACCTAAAACGCAACAGTTTACCTCTTTACCCGCGACTGCCGCAGTGCTAGTCGGTTATGGCTTTGCTTTCTATCTGTTGTCTCTCACGGTTCAAACTATGTCTTTAGGTGTGGCATATGCGATTTGGTGTGGGGCAGGGATCGTGCTAGTCGCAGCACTGTCTTGGCTGGTCTACGGACAAAAACTCGATATTTTCGCGATCATTGGGATCGCTTTGATTTTGGTGGGCGTCGTGATTATTAACTTGTTTTCGACGTCGGTGAGTCATTAGGTTACCTGTAACTCTATACTAGACGTTTTGTTAATGTAGCTCGTTGATTTTGCGAAGTGTTGATGATAATTAAGAAAAGGTAGTGACTTTCCGCCACTACCATATTCAGGGTATTATTTTACAAAATTTGCTTTGCGCATTCTTTCTATAACCGTTTCTTTTTGAGCATTGCTTAACGGCGTCAATGGAAGGCGAGGGTTGCCGGCATTTATATCGTGCAGTGCCATCGCTACTTTGCCCGCTGCGACTCCACCAAAGTCAACTAACACTCTGATTAACTCAATAACGTTGTCCATACCACGGTTTACCTTTTCGATATCACCATTGTTAAAGTCAGCGATGATTTCGTGGAAATGAGGGGCTGCATAGTTGTATGTGCTACCTACTGCGCTCTTAGCACCTAATGCAAGAGCTGCTGGTAAGAACTCGTCTACACCGAATGGGATGTCGAACTTGCCATCACACGCGCGCAGGCAGCGCTGGTATTCGTAAAGATCAGTACAGTTAAACTTTAATCCCGACAAGTTTGGAATTCTCTTATCTGCGGCGATCAGAAATTGTTCCATATCCAAGTTTACGCCAGACATGCTCGAATGGTAGTAGTAGAAACCTTTAGATGGTGCAGCTGCTGCGATAGTTGCGCAGTATTCAACGAGCGCATCAATTGAGCTAGGTTTAAAGAAACATGGACCGATTGCAGATGTTGCTAAAATGTCTAATGTTTCAGCGTGACGAGTCAACTCTAGGCTGTCTTCGATGCTTAGAGATCCAGTGTGGATAATCAAATCTAACTGCTTATCAGCAGCTTGTACCCAGCGTTCTGCGATTGCTTTTCTTTCTGCAACACTACAATGAATACCTTCTCCGGTCGTACCACAAATGTAGGCACCAGTGACCCCATCTTTAATTAGATGAGCAGCAATTTTATCAATTTCTTGAAAGTTCACCTGGTTATTATCATCAAATGGGGTATGGGGAGCAGCGATCAAACCAGTTAGTTTTTTCATATTAGGAATACTCTTAGTCTTGAAGAATGTAACGCCAATTGGCGTTATACTGTATTTTTTTTAATATTATGGAGTTTTACTCCTTTGTATAGTTATTTTTGATAAGTGTTAGAGTATCTTCATGGAGTTGTGCACCAGATCAAAGTTTATATTCGGAGTGTAATGACATACAATAGGGCGCCTATTCATAGATATGAACATTACAACAATAGAAATATAGTGCGAGAGCAGAGTTTTTAAGGGTATTGATTAAATGGTTGGAAAAATAGATACACTTCGAGCAGGGAAAGTCCTTGATACTATAGGTAGTCTTTATGATAGCTTTACTCCAGCATCCAAGCGTATTGCTGACTTTGTTTTAGAGCAACCAAATGAAGTTTGCACACTTTCTATTGCTGAGTTGTCGCAATTAGTTTTAGCAGGGGACGCTTCGATTATTCGCTTTTGCCGTTCCTTAGGAGCTAAGGGCTTTCATGAATTTAAAATGGCTTTAGCGATAGAACTTTCGCAGCGAGACGAAGCCGATGATAGCCTTTTTGACACCGATGTAACGGCTTCAGACAAACCTGAGGTTATTGGTAAAAAGCTACAAAAGGCAATTGATAAGGTTCTTTCCGAGACTCTGAATTTGTTGAACCTAGAAACACTCAACCAAGTGAGTGAATCGATAAAGCTAGCGAAGTCGGTTTACTTTTTAGGGGTGGGTTCATCTGGCATCTCTGCTGAGAATGCCAAATATCGATTTATGCGAATTGGCTTAAATGTTGATGCATTGACGACTAACCATTATATGTACATGAAAGCAGCATTACTTGCTCAAGGGGATATTGCGATCGGCATTAGTCATTCAGGCCAATCACAAGAAACGACAAAAGCACTCAAAATTGCTAAGCAATCAGGGGCTACAACGGTTGCTATTACCCACAACCCTCGCTCTTCGATTTGTGAATATGCTGACTATGTCTTGGTAAATGGAAATCGTCAGGGTCAGTTACAAGGGGATTCGATAGGGACAAAGATATCTCAGCTATTTGTACTAGATATGATTTATTGCTTGCTGGTTCAAGGTGATGAAAGCCATGCTCATGCTAGTAAACTTCGAACTACTCAAGCATTGTCACTGGATTAGACTCCGGCGAAGTATTTAAGGCGCTATAGTCAATACCGCCTTAAATATTCAAGATTTTCGCTTCTACGAATGTTCAACTAACTCTGTATTATCATACTTGATTTTGCCCATTTGAATGGTTCTATGGACATTCAAGCCCTGATCGATAAGCGTTATGTTTGCGTAATATCCAGCGTCAAGTCGACCATATTTTTGATCTAATTTCAGAGCTTGAGCTGGGTACAAAGATGCCATATTCAGTGCTTGTTCCAATGACAGTCCGACCTTTTCAACAAGATTTTTCACACCTTGAATCATAGTGATGGCCGCTCCTGCTAGTGTTCCATCTTGATAGTGACAGCGCCCGTCTGTAACAAATGCGGGAGTCCCAGCCATGTCATATTGCTTCATATCTGTTCCAGTCGGTGTCACGGCATCGGTAACCATAAATAACTTTTCACCTAATATTTGGTGTGCAATACGTACATTAGCGAAGTTAGAGTGAATGCCATCTACGATAATTCCTGCGTATAATTTTTTGTCAAAGATATAACCGACAGCTCCCGGCTCCCTAGAGTTAAAAGAGCTCATAGCATTGTACAAGTGTGTGGCCATACTTAACCCTTCGCATTCATTTAGTTGCTCATATGTTGCATTGGTATGCCCCAATGAAACGTAGATTTCAGCATCAGCTAACGCTTTTATGTCGGTCTTTGAATTACATTCAGGAGCCAATGTCACCATTTTTATAATATTTCGGTGTTTAATAAGGAAGGCTAAGCTTTGTTCATCTAATTGACGGATAAACTGTTCGTTATGTGCCCCTTTTTTAGTATGACTAATAAAAGGGCCTTCTAAATGAAGACCTAAGATGCCTTGCTTTTCAATTTCTATATTTTTTCCCATCAAATTAACAGCCAATTTCAGATCGTCGATATCGCTTGTAATCAGCGTTGGGAGATACTGGGTTGTACCGGACTGCAGATTAGTGTCGTTCATGATTTTCAAAGTTGAGTAGGATGGATCTGTGTTAAACAAAACCCCACCACAGCCGTTTAACTGAAGATCAATGAAGCCTGCACAGGCCAATAAGCCTTGTCCATCAACTTGTTCAAGAACCGCTGGCTGTGATTCTGCTGGGACAACCTCAGCAATATGATCGCCTTCGATAATAATTATGTGATTTTTAAGTATTTCAGTACCGTTAAATATATCGATATTGACCAGAGCATAGCGGTTTGGAGTGCAGGTCTTTGTCATTGTAGTTCTCTTTGGGCTCTAAATTATTAAGGGAGTATCACTTCATTCGAAGGGATATTACACATCTTTATGGAGTTTAACTCCGATTGTTTTATCATGGATATCATTTAAAGCCTCTTTTTTCACGATTTCGTATGGAGATTAGGCAAGTTTGTGACAAGGATCTTCAATCTTGTAATTTTGTGTTGAAGTTTAACTCCGTGGTGGCATTGTGGAGTTAAATTTCAATATTAATACTTATTCTGGAGTATTGAATCTTATGCAAGTTAAGAAAGCCGCCATTTTAAACACTCTGAGGAAAGGATTTGTCGCATCTTGCCAGCCTGTTGACGACGGTCCCATGGATAAACCAGAAATAGTAACTGCAATGGCAATGGCTTCTGTTATGGGAGGCGCGGTAGCCCTGAGAATTGAAGGCGTTGAGAACCTTAGAGCGGTTCGCCCTCACGTTGATGTACCTATTATTGGTATCGTTAAGCGTGATCTTGATGATTCTCCAATACGAATCACGCCTTATCTTAAAGATGTTCAAGCGCTACATGAAGCAGGCGCAGATATTATTGCTATCGATGCCTCTGACCGTGCTCGTCCGGTTACGATTGATACCTTGGTTGCTGAAATCCATAAACTCGGTCGATTGGCTATGGCAGATAGCTCTAGCTACATTGAAGGTATGTATGCCAAACAGCTAGGTGTTGAAATCATTGGTTCCACACTGTCAGGCTACACGGGTGGAGTTATACCTGAAGAGCCTGACTTTGAGCTTGTTGAAAGGCTGAAACAGTCGGGGTGTTTTGTTATGGCAGAAGGTCGTTATAACAGCCCTGAACTAGCACAACGTGCTATTGAATCTGGCGCTGATTGTGTAACGGTGGGATCTGCTATAACTCGTATTGAACACATTTGCTCATGGTTTGGTACCGCAGTGAGTGCTGGTCGCCACGAAGCTATGGAGAAAAGTGCATGAGTGTTTGTCTTGCTATCGATATTGGTGGTACGAAAATCGCAGCTGCGTTAATTGAATCAAATCACCTTTCACAGCGTACCCAAGTAAGCACGCCATCATCGCAAGTTCCATCGGCGATGAGCCAAGCACTTGATGATTTGATCTCTCCACTGATAGGGCAAGCTGACTATGTTGCAATAGCATCAACCGGCATCATCAATGATGGCGTTTTAACTGCATTGAACCCTGACAATCTCGGGGGACTAAACAACTACCCACTCAAGGCTACCTTAGAAAATATCACTTCTCTACCTTGTTACGTTATCAATGATGCTCAAGCAGCGTGTTGGATTGAATATCAACAGCTCAATGGTGACATAACAGATATGGCATTTATCACAGTATCGACAGGAGTTGGTGCCGGCCTTGTTCTTGGTGGAGAGTTATTGGTGGGACGCCGCGGTATCGCCGGGCATGCAGGACACATGCAAGTAGATCCTGATGGACCTATGTGTGGGTGCGGTCGTATAGGTTGTGTAGAAGCAATTGCCTCTGGAACCGCGATAACTAAAGCGGGTAAAAAGCGTTGGGCATCTGTGTCGACTGGAAAAGATATTCACGACAAGTGGATGTCGGGAAATGACAACGCAAAAGCTATTTTCGAGCAATCAGCTCATGCTGTTGCTCAACTTATCTCAAACCTACGAATTACATTGGATATTGATGTCGTCACACTGGGTGGCAGTGTTGGTTTAGCAAGTGGCTACCTAGAACTTGTTGAATCTGAACTGAATACAAACCCTAAAGTGTTTCGTCCTGAACTAAGACTCGCCCAAGCCGGTGCCGATGCCGGTTTATTAGGTGCAGCTCATTGGGCACATCAATATTACAAAAAAAAATAATTAAAATAATTAAAGGTCTATAAAACGATGGAAGCAAATTCTTTTGGAACTCTGAACTATATAGTGCTCTTTTTATACCTTGCAGGTGTAATGGGGGTGGGTGTTTATTTTGCGCGCAGACAAAAGTCTGGTGACGATTACTTTAAAGCTGGTGGACGCATCCCTGGTTGGGCTGCGGGCATTAGTGTGTTCGCAACGACGTTAAGTTCAATTACATTTATGTCAATTCCTGCTAAGGCGTATACAGACGATTGGACATTCCTTATTGGTCAATACATTGCAATCGCTATTTTGCCGTTTGTATTTATTTACTATATTCCATTTTTCCGTCGCCTAAATTTAACGTCGGTATATGAATATTTAGAGAAACGGTTTGATTTGAAAATGCGCCTATTCGGCAGTATCTCTTTTATGTTATTTCATATTGGGCGGATCGCAATTGTTACTTATCTTACTGCACTCGCACTAATGCCATTTATTGACATGAATCCGCTGACTATCGTGTTCTTAATTGGTGTCTTATGTATCATTTATACCTTCCTAGGTGGTATTGAAGGTGTTATTTGGACTGATGTTATGCAAGGCATTATGCTTTCAGTGGCGGCTGTTGGTATTTTTGTTGTTCTTTGTTTCAACGTTGATGGTGGTTTAGGTGAAATCTTCACAATGTCTTCAGAGGCAGATAAGTATTTCCCAGCAGAACAATTTCGTTGGAGTTGGACAGAAGCAACAATACCAGTCCTAATGATTGGTTTTTTCTTCTCAGTTTTACAGCAGTTCACAGCAAGCCAAGATGTGGTTCAACGTTACATCGTGACGGACTCAATTGAGGAAACAAAGAAAGCACTAATTACCAACGCAAAATTTGTTGCTTTCGTTCCTGTATTCTTCTTTGCTGTTGGCGCGGGTTTGTATGCATTTTACACACAAAATCCAAGCCTACTGTCGGATGATTTTAATACTGGCGGTATCCTACCGTTCTACATTATTACTCAGCTTCCGGCGGGCATCGCTGGTTTGATTATCGCAGCTATTTTTGCGGCATCTCAGTCGAGTATATCAAGTAGCTTGAACAGTATTTCTGCATGTTATACCAGTGATATTTACCAACGCCTAAGTAAAGATCATCAAACAGAAAATACATTGCGTATTGGTCGTATTGTTACCGTCATCTCTGGATTGTTGGGTGTAGCCGCTTCCACATACTTGATCTTCTCAGAAGAGAGTCAAATTTGGGATGCATTTAATAGTTTACTTGGTCTCATGGGAGGGCCAATGACAGGTCTATTTATGCTGGGTGTGTTTATTCGTAACGCAACAGCAAAAAGTGCACTCATTGGGGTGATTGTAAGTGTAATAGCAACACTGTGCGCGCGTTACTTAACCGATTTGAACTTTTTCTTCTATGGTGGTATCGGCACGATGACTGTTGTCATTGTAGGCTACATTTCGGCATTACTAATGAAAGAAGAACCTAAAGATGTCAGCAAAGAGTTTGTTCTAACTTCATCTAAAAAATAACAATTAATTCAAGCTCTCATGATGCTATGAGAGCTTATAACATTTCGAGGTTACAATGATTTTTGGGCACATTTCACAATCTGATAAATGCGTACTCCCTGCGCCGATTCTGACTGCTTTAGAGTTCCTAGCTAATAGAGACTTAGATAGTTTGGAAATTGGTCGTCATGATATTAATGGTGATTTAATGTTCGTAAATGTGATGAGTTTTGATACGGCTCATGAGGACGAAAAACTAGCCGAAGTACATAAGGAATATATTGATTTACAGGTTCTGATTCATGGTGAAGAGAAAATTCAGTTTGCTTTAAAAAGTCAGTACCACGTAGCTGAAACCGAATATAATGCGAATGATGACTTTTATTTAGTGAATTCAATGGATTCGCCATCCAGCTTAGTTCTTATACCCGGATGTTTTGCGGTGTTTTTTCCAAATCAACCTCATAAACCTGGCTGTTGTTTACAGCTTCCACAACATATAAAAAAAGCAGTTGTGAAAATACATAAAACACTCTTGTCTTAAATACAATATTGCAGTTGTCCTAAATTATTTTTTGGGACAACTGGTATATTTTCCACATTTCAAAATCATAGTTATCTTATTTGTTCAGTAATATAAAACCCCAACACCGCCACAAATGCATCCAAATATTGCTCGATAGTCAAATCAGCAGACACGGGCGGTAGCTCTACGGTAATACACGGTAGGTTTCTTTCTTGGCACCAAGTGCCGAATGAGCCTGGGGTTTCGTAATCAACGTCTTCTACGAGTGGTAGGTTGAACTGTTTGCCTAGCCAAATGGCGAGTTCAGATTGGGTTGGGTCGTCGACCATAGCGAGTGGTTCGTGGAACGAGATAACGAACTTGGGTTTGCGCTGCTCAATGAGGTTGATCAGTGACTGCACTTCTGGCTCTAACTGGTTTGCCTGCCCTGTTTTTACTTTTACATCTCTGACTGGTGTGTGGGAACTCCAGCGATAAACGGTGCCGTTTTCTGTCCAGTTCTGGGTCGGAAAGGCGCGGTTCAGATCGACTTGGTTTGCGTTGGCACGTGTACCTAACTGGTTGCCATCTGGATTCATCGACAAGATCACATCGTGTCGCAAGTTGGCGGCTGGCAAGCTTCTTAGCGCGCAAGATAAACCAGCAATAGACGCGGTTTCATCACCGTGTGTGCCTGCTAAAATCAGCCCGCGAGATTCGCTTTCTACTTGCGCGGGGAAATAGAGCAAGGGTGCGCCCAATACCGACTTTCCATATGGTAGCGGCTTTATTGAAAATGCCGCTCTTTCCGTTCTTGGAATTAAACTCACCTTAATCTCCTGATTGATCAAGTAGTATCAAAGTGTCACTACTATTTAGATGACCTCTATTAAATAAACCATAGCGTCAAAACTCGTCAACCGTCGCATTGTTAATTTTATTACTTTGCTTCAAAGATAGGCTAGGAGAGCAAAAAAACATGGATTTTAAGAAACATTCAACGGCTTTAATCATTTCATCTTTATTGACCCCTTTTATCTCAGTGACTGCCGTTGCTGA encodes the following:
- a CDS encoding DMT family transporter → MLLSLPPPVMLSLAIVLEVVATSLLPKTQQFTSLPATAAVLVGYGFAFYLLSLTVQTMSLGVAYAIWCGAGIVLVAALSWLVYGQKLDIFAIIGIALILVGVVIINLFSTSVSH
- a CDS encoding dihydrodipicolinate synthase family protein yields the protein MKKLTGLIAAPHTPFDDNNQVNFQEIDKIAAHLIKDGVTGAYICGTTGEGIHCSVAERKAIAERWVQAADKQLDLIIHTGSLSIEDSLELTRHAETLDILATSAIGPCFFKPSSIDALVEYCATIAAAAPSKGFYYYHSSMSGVNLDMEQFLIAADKRIPNLSGLKFNCTDLYEYQRCLRACDGKFDIPFGVDEFLPAALALGAKSAVGSTYNYAAPHFHEIIADFNNGDIEKVNRGMDNVIELIRVLVDFGGVAAGKVAMALHDINAGNPRLPLTPLSNAQKETVIERMRKANFVK
- the nagA gene encoding N-acetylglucosamine-6-phosphate deacetylase; translated protein: MTKTCTPNRYALVNIDIFNGTEILKNHIIIIEGDHIAEVVPAESQPAVLEQVDGQGLLACAGFIDLQLNGCGGVLFNTDPSYSTLKIMNDTNLQSGTTQYLPTLITSDIDDLKLAVNLMGKNIEIEKQGILGLHLEGPFISHTKKGAHNEQFIRQLDEQSLAFLIKHRNIIKMVTLAPECNSKTDIKALADAEIYVSLGHTNATYEQLNECEGLSMATHLYNAMSSFNSREPGAVGYIFDKKLYAGIIVDGIHSNFANVRIAHQILGEKLFMVTDAVTPTGTDMKQYDMAGTPAFVTDGRCHYQDGTLAGAAITMIQGVKNLVEKVGLSLEQALNMASLYPAQALKLDQKYGRLDAGYYANITLIDQGLNVHRTIQMGKIKYDNTELVEHS
- a CDS encoding metallophosphoesterase — translated: MKNSTLTVLSGLIATALVGCNSSSPSDDSGNMDSAVQVAFMPDIHFHDVYGDFQDGSFEGLPNAISGKNATIRTMESQMNSTRLFNENYFAMIAALDDVVERGVKYVALPGDFSDDGQPVHMRGLVSIFDHYRDTYGLEFFAAPGNHDPVRPFTIPAGKSDFLGEGGKNQRIYSRGKEECVGYEDEWTTIPGDGDNLAIICTEEVREWGYEEIMGILGTHGFYPQQDYLYFETPYSSDQARANYSYDLAKEEAAFDQRMYEICYEGTGGSYKESGYTSCSEVPDTSYLVEPVKGLWLLAIDANVYRPKENSSDNSVDGDTFDGSSSAGYNMMLTHKEHVIDWISDVVKAAKEQNKTLVSFSHFPMTDFYNGASEEIEDLFGEGSHQLAREPDDNTSRALAATGLNIHVGGHMHFNDTGKKSFNIDGVQHTLFNIQAPSLAGYIPAYKLLNIRPDNQIEVETVVIDQVARYNELFSHYEEEHEYLTANASNEEEEAKIWDINILDSKSYYELTDWHIRELTRLRFLPSDWPIEMREMIMHMNGEEMMIMSQLETQFTVCQLANELGYDVGTCVENGVDDYEQFQQDWQAAKVEAEVLASTEGLSLADFAEWSGELLATDFYRLRNADELAFRDIGETQLRQYELLSRELAEFDGTVDSELGDLGQYTVGEVFRSRFGSLFVILEKFATGQASDHFLIDIDQQTLTDLKGEVKRDILRGSTSAN
- a CDS encoding N-acetylmannosamine-6-phosphate 2-epimerase translates to MQVKKAAILNTLRKGFVASCQPVDDGPMDKPEIVTAMAMASVMGGAVALRIEGVENLRAVRPHVDVPIIGIVKRDLDDSPIRITPYLKDVQALHEAGADIIAIDASDRARPVTIDTLVAEIHKLGRLAMADSSSYIEGMYAKQLGVEIIGSTLSGYTGGVIPEEPDFELVERLKQSGCFVMAEGRYNSPELAQRAIESGADCVTVGSAITRIEHICSWFGTAVSAGRHEAMEKSA
- a CDS encoding MurR/RpiR family transcriptional regulator; its protein translation is MVGKIDTLRAGKVLDTIGSLYDSFTPASKRIADFVLEQPNEVCTLSIAELSQLVLAGDASIIRFCRSLGAKGFHEFKMALAIELSQRDEADDSLFDTDVTASDKPEVIGKKLQKAIDKVLSETLNLLNLETLNQVSESIKLAKSVYFLGVGSSGISAENAKYRFMRIGLNVDALTTNHYMYMKAALLAQGDIAIGISHSGQSQETTKALKIAKQSGATTVAITHNPRSSICEYADYVLVNGNRQGQLQGDSIGTKISQLFVLDMIYCLLVQGDESHAHASKLRTTQALSLD
- a CDS encoding S-(hydroxymethyl)glutathione dehydrogenase/class III alcohol dehydrogenase encodes the protein MTIEIKPGQTHIKSKAMVAWAAGEPLKMEEVDVQLPKAGEVLVRIVATGVCHTDAFTLSGDDPEGIFPSILGHEGGGIVEMIGEGVTSVEIGDHVIPLYTAECGECKFCKSGKTNLCQAVRETQGKGLMPDGTSRFSINGETIFHYMGCSTFSEYTVLPEISLAKVSKEAPLEEVCLLGCGVTTGMGAVLNTAKVEKGDNVAVFGLGGIGLSAIIGARMAGADRIIGVDINESKFELAKQLGATDCINPTKFDKPIQDVIVEMTDGGVEYSFECIGNVNVMRQALECCHKGWGESVIIGVAGAGQEISTRPFQLVTGRVWRGSAFGGVKGRSELPEIVNRYMAGEFGLQEFITHTMGLQDVNEAFDLMHKGESIRTVLHMDK
- a CDS encoding N-acetylmannosamine kinase; the encoded protein is MSVCLAIDIGGTKIAAALIESNHLSQRTQVSTPSSQVPSAMSQALDDLISPLIGQADYVAIASTGIINDGVLTALNPDNLGGLNNYPLKATLENITSLPCYVINDAQAACWIEYQQLNGDITDMAFITVSTGVGAGLVLGGELLVGRRGIAGHAGHMQVDPDGPMCGCGRIGCVEAIASGTAITKAGKKRWASVSTGKDIHDKWMSGNDNAKAIFEQSAHAVAQLISNLRITLDIDVVTLGGSVGLASGYLELVESELNTNPKVFRPELRLAQAGADAGLLGAAHWAHQYYKKK